A single Vanacampus margaritifer isolate UIUO_Vmar chromosome 7, RoL_Vmar_1.0, whole genome shotgun sequence DNA region contains:
- the helt gene encoding hairy and enhancer of split-related protein helt, with amino-acid sequence MASKMKERKRTPISHKVIEKRRRDRINRCLNELGKTVPMALAKQNSGKLEKAEILEMTVQYLRALHSADFPRGREKGELLSEFANYFHYGYHECMKNLVHYLTTEDRAETKDIKYARILAFLQSKSRAVTDPVFGSAGPEASDYLGHQLHSSPEHQSLHSPTEATVYQQHQQQQSPPGHLAWHGSARGPAISYPPAVALSAAHAQQHGGYLSPVQGLEHHHYFNLLGHAHHSTFALHSAQHAM; translated from the exons ATGGCGTCCAAAATGAAGGAACGGAAG AGAACTCCCATCTCCCACAAAGTGATCGAGAAGCGAAGACGAGATCGTATCAATCGCTGCCTAAACGAGCTGGGCAAAACTGTACCGATGGCGTTGGCCAAACAG AACTCTGGGAAGCTGGAGAAGGCTGAAATATTGGAAATGACAGTTCAGTATTTGAGGGCTCTCCACTCTGCAGATTTTCCAAGAGGGAGAGAAAAGG GCGAGTTGCTGAGCGAGTTCGCCAACTACTTCCACTACGGCTACCACGAGTGCATGAAGAACCTGGTCCACTATCTGACTACGGAGGACCGAGCCGAAACCAAAGACATCAAATACGCGCGCATCCTCGCCTTCCTGCAGTCCAAATCGCGCGCGGTCACCGATCCCGTGTTCGGCTCCGCCGGCCCGGAGGCGTCGGACTACCTCGGTCACCAGCTGCACTCGTCCCCGGAGCACCAGAGTCTGCACAGCCCCACGGAGGCCACGGTGTACCAGCAGCACCAGCAGCAGCAGAGTCCGCCGGGACACTTGGCCTGGCACGGCTCGGCCCGCGGCCCGGCCATCTCGTACCCGCCCGCCGTGGCGTTGAGTGCGGCGCACGCGCAGCAGCACGGTGGCTACTTGTCGCCGGTGCAGGGACTCGAACATCATCACTACTTCAACTTGCTGGGCCACGCGCACCATAGCACGTTTGCTTTGCACAGTGCGCAGCACGCCATGTAA